The nucleotide sequence ATGCGCGAGCAAGGTCGCGGCGGCCTGATCGACGCTGCCGTGGCGCTGGCTCGCGCGTTGTGCCCGCAACTTGGAGAAATGGCACGGCAGTTCGACATTCTCGCGTACCGAGAGAAACGGCAGCAGGTTGAACTGCTGGAAGATGTAGCCGGTATGGTCCACGCGAAAACGATCCCGCGCACCGGCCGACAGCTCGGTCAACTCCTGGCCCAACAGCCGGATGCTGCCCGCCGTGGGCTTTTGCACACCCCCCAAAAGCCCCAGCAGCGTGGTCTTGCCACTGCCGCTGGGACCCTTGAGGAACAGGGTTTCCCCCGGCTCCAGGCGAAATGCCGGAATGTCCAGTAGCTGGGGATGACCGGGCCAGTTAAAGCCCAGGTCGGACAGTTCGATCAGTGCTTGGGTCATGTGAACTCAGAACTTGAGAGTGGTGGCGGCACTCGTCGCTTCAACGCCTTGCTGGCCGCTCGGGCCGATCAGTTGTACCTGAATTTTCCGGGTGGCGGGGAAGGTCTTGAACAGGTTCGCCAGGTCGAGGTTCTTCAGCGCGGTCGGCGTGGCGCAGGTGAACTGGTAGTGAGCGTGGATTTCGCTGTGATCGTGATGAGGCTCTTCGGCCGCGGCGCCTTTGCCATCGGTGGCGTGATCGTCATGGTCATGATCCGCATCGGGCTTGTCGCCAAACAACGGGCTGTTGAGTTCCTGGGTGCTGATCACGCAACCGGCCGCCTGGGGCAGGCTGAACAGCACCAGCGGCTGTTCCAGCTGCTTGCGTGCGGCGACGACCTTGGCCTTGTCGGCGTCAGTGGTAGCCTGGTGTTCGAAACCCACCAGGTTCATGGCCGGGCTTTCCAGCTCCAGTTCCAGGGACTGACCCTCCAGCACCGCGTTGAGGTGTCCGACACCGTGTTCGTGGGCACCGAGGCTGGCGTGTTGATGATCGTGGTCGTGGTCGTGGTCATGTGCGTCAGCGGCTTGAGCGATGGCCAAGGGCAGCAGGGCAAACGGCAAAGCGAGCAACAGGCGGCGCATAGCAAAACTCCAGGCAATAATGAAATTTTTGTTATGTGATCTTATAACAAAAGAGTCGAGAGTTTGACCGCCTGCTTGGCGTTGCGCAAGGCACATGGGAGCATGCTCGTCAGAAAAAATCCTGGAGGCCGAGCAATGTTGCGAATTCGTGGAACCATCGGTGAACTGCCCGTGGACTTGACCCTGGAACTGGATGACGGCGATTGGGCCCGGCTGGGCGCGCAGTTGCAGACGATCCAACCGGCAAGCGCCGAACCTGTCGCCGCAGCGCCGCCGGCCAACCAGGGTGACGGCCAATGGCAGGCCGCCCAGGATCTGCTGCGCCAGGCCGGGCAGCTCAGCGGGCTGGAATTATCGGATCAACTCGAACAGTTGACGGGCAGCGCGTCGGCGGGCAAGCGCTTGTTAGTGCGCCTGCGCCATAGTGCCAAGGTCAAAGTGGCCAGCGGTGGTGATACGCCGCTCTATACCTGGATCGACACCGCTTCTTAAGCGCCCCCAATGTAGGAGCGAGCTTGCTCGCGAAAAACTCATAGGCGCCGCGTTTATCCAGGAAGCACGCGTTATCGTTGAGGTTCTTCGCGAGCAAGCTCGCTCCTACAAAAAAGCCTTAAGCCCCCTCGTCGCAGGCGGTTGTCACTCAATACAACGCTGCGAACAACTTGCGGCGATACGCCGTGACCAGCGGGTGATCATTGCCCAGCAACTCGAAGACCTGCAGCAAGGTCTTGTGGGGCAGGCCTTCGTTGTAGCTGCGGTTGCGGATAAACAGCTTGAGCAGGCCATCCAGCGCCGCTTCGTATTGCTGGCGCGCCAACTGCTGCACCGCCAGTTGATACATCGCTTCATCATCCTGCGGGTTTTGCGCCAGGCGGCTTTTCAGCTCGGCGGCGTCGGGCAGGTCAGCGGCTTGACGCAAGAAGGTGATCTGCGCCTTGGCACCGGCAAGGGCGGCCTTGTGTTCGTCGCTTTTGACGGCATCGAGCACGCTCTGCGCTTCGCCCAGTTCGCCGCGCTCGGCGAGGCAGCGAGCGTAGAGAATCAGTGCGCCAGCGTTGCTATTGTCTTCCCCGAGCAAGGTCACCAGGACGGCTTCGGCATCACTGATACGGCCCTCGGCGAACAGCGCCTGGGCCTGCTCCAGCGGGTCAGCTGCAGCTGGCGCGGGCATCTGCACATGCGGTTCGAGCATCGCCCGTACTGCCGATTCCGGTTGCGCCCCGGCAAATCCGTCCACCGGCTGGCCATCCTTGAACAGCACCACCGTCGGCAGGCTGCGGATGCCAAAGCGCGCGACGATGTCCTGTTCGGCCTCGCAATCGACCTTGGCCAGCAGCAACTCGCCCTGATAGCTCTCGGCGATCTGCGCCAGCAGCGGCATCAACGCCTTGCACGGCGCGCACCATTCGGCCCAGAAATCCACCAGCACCGGCTTGTGGAAGGAGTTCTCGATCACCGCCTGGTCGAAGGTGGCAGTCGTGGCATCAAAGATATACGGCGTTGGCTCACTCATGGGGTATCTCGAAGAACGCGGGAATGGAGCAACTATAAGGGCTGGCGGGGTTGGCTGAAAGCGCGCCGCGAATGATACAGACTCACCTTGCGAAACTGCCAGGGTTCGGCCAGGTCCGGCAAGGTCAGCGCATCGAGCACTCCCAGACGCTGATAATCGCGGTGCTGAAAATCCCGCACCCGCGAATCGGCGACCAACGCTTGCTGCCCGCGTGTGAGGAATTGATCCAGCAGTGGCAGGTTTGCCCGGTCGTACAGCACATCGGCTACCAGAATCAGGTCAAAGCGATCTGCTTCGGCGAAAAAATCGGCCGAATAACCCAGCTCCACGCCGTTCAGCGCTGCGTTCGCCCGGCAGGCTGCCAGCGCCAGGGGATCGAGGTCACAGGCCACCACTTCGAGGGCGCCGGCTTTAACGGCGGCAATCCCGGCAACCCCGGAACCTGCGCCAAAGTCCAGCACCCGCTTGCCCGCCACCCACTCGGGATTGGCCGCCAGGTAGCGTGCCAGCGCCAGGCCGCTGGCCCAGCAAAAGCTCCAGTAGGGCGGCTCATGCAGAATGCGCCGGGTTTCTTCGGGGCTGAAGGCGCGGTCCATGTTATCGGCGTCCAGCAGCCACAGCGACAACTCGGTATCGGGTAACGCACAGGCCTCCAGCTGTGCGTCACCGATCAACTCACTCAAGGCGCGTTGCAGGTCCAGCGGTGGCGTCATGGGGCGCGGACGAGTTGCAGGGGGCCGGTGGTCTGGGTGATCGCTTGCACGATACGCACCGCCGGCAGGTGCAGGATCAACTGGCCGGACTGGCTGGCACGACCACGCAGTTCGACGCGGCCGCCCGTTGGAAATGCCTGGGGGTTGAAGCGCAAGCGGAACGCCAAGGGCTTGTTGTTGCCGATCAGCACGCTGCTGGCCAGCAGTTTTTGCGGTCGATCGCGTTCATCGATCACCAACAATGCCAACTCGACTTCGGCACCGGCGGGCACGCCAGTGAGGGTGCCACTGACTTCGCGCTGATACGCGGGCAACGGCCCGAGGGGTTCCTGGCCGGGAATTTTTTTCTGCTGTTGGGGCGCAGGTTGTGGCGCGGCGGGTTTTGGCGCTTCGCTGCTGCAGGCGACCATAAGGCTGAGCACAGTGAGTAGAACGAGTGGTCGTAGCGGCATGTACGGCTCCAAAAACGCGAAAAATCAGTGATCTTAAGATAAAAACATACTAGTCAGCCTATATACCGTAAAGGCTATGGCTTGTCTTGCGACGGGGATGCGCTACCATGGCCCTCCCATTTTTTGTTGCCTGCCACCATGCACTGTCCCTTCTGCGGTGCCAACGACACCAAGGTCATTGACTCGCGTCTGGTCGCCGAGGGCGATCAAGTGCGTCGCCGGCGTGAATGCCTGGCCTGCGGTGAACGTTTCACCACCTTCGAAACCGCCGAACTGGTGCTGCCGCGCCTGATCAAATCCGACGGCAGCCGTCAGCCCTTCGACGAAGACAAACTGCGCGCCGGTATGCAGCGCGCCCTGGAAAAACGCCCGGTGAGTGTCGAGCGGCTGGAAGCGGCGCTGGCGCATATCAAGCACAAGCTGCGGGCGACCGGCGAGCGCGAGGTCAAATCCCTGGTCGTTGGAGAGCTGGTGATGGCCGAGCTGCAAAAGCTCGACGAAGTCGCCTATATCCGTTTTGCCTCGGTGTATCGACGCTTTCAGGACCTCAATGAGTTCCGTGAAGAAATCGACCGCCTGGCTCGTGAGCCGGTTAAAGAATGAATGTTCTGTCTGCTGAGCAAGTGATCCTCGATGCTCATTACATGGCGCGCGCCCTGGAGTTGGCGCGCAAGGGCGTGTACACCACTCATCCGAACCCGCGGGTGGGTTGCGTGATCGTGCGCGACGGGCAGGTGGTCGGTGAAGGCTGGCACGTGCGCACCGGCGAACCCCATGCCGAAGTCCATGCCTTGCGCGCCGCTGGCGGTCAGGCCCGTGGCGCCACGGTCTACGTGACGCTGGAACCCTGCAGTCATCACGGTCACACGCCGCCGTGCGCCGATGCGTTGATCAACGCAGGTGTCGGCCGCGTCGTGGCGGCGATGCAGGACCCCAATCCGGAAGTCGCTGGACGTGGCTTACAGCGTCTGGCCCAGGCCGGAATCGCGGTCCAGAGTGGCGTACTTGAACCTGAGGCGCGGCTGCTCAATCAAGGTTTCATCAAGCGCATGGAACACGGCCTGCCGTTTGTACGGGTCAAATTGGCGATGAGCCTGGACGGTCGCACGGCCATGGCCAGCGGCGAAAGCCAATGGATCACCGGCCCGGCGGCACGCGCCAACGTGCAGCGCCTACGGGCCCAGGCCAGCGTGGTGCTGACCGGTGCCGACACGGTGCTGGCCGATGGCGCGCGCTTGACCGTCCGCGCCGCCGAGCTGGGGCTGGATGAGGCGACCACCGCACAGGCCATGTCCCGGCCACCGCTGCGCGTATTGATTGACGGTCGCCTGCGCGTACCGTTGAATGCGCCGTTCTTCAAGGCCGGGCCGGCGCTGGTGATCACCTGTGTAACGCCGGACAACCAATACCCGACGGGCCCGGAGTGTCTGGTGGTGCCCGGCGTCGAAGGCCAAGTGGATCTGCGCTCGGCGCTGGTTGCGCTGGCTGGCCGGGGCGTCAACGAAGTGCTGGTGGAAGCCGGTCCGAGCCTGGCCGGCGCGCTGGCCCAGCAAGGCCTGGTGGATGAATACGTGATATTCGTCGCTGGCAAGTTCCTCGGCTCCGCTGCCCGGCCGTTGCTGGATTGGCCGCTTGAGAAGCTCGCGGACGGCCCCCAACTCAAGATCACTGAAATGCGCGCTGTCGGCGATGACTGGCGAGTCACTGCCATTCCCGCGCCCTCAGCGGACGTATAATTTCCGGCCTGCGCCGAGCCCCCAGGAGGACTGCATGTTCACCGGCATTATCGAATCCATCGGCAGCATCCGCGCCATGACCCCCAAAGGCGGCGACGTTCGCCTGCTGGTTGAAACCGGCAAGCTCGACCTCGGCGATGTCAAGCTGGGCGACAGCATCGCCGTCAGCGGTGTGTGCCTGACCGTCATCGAGTTGCCTGGCAACGGTTTTGCCGCCGATGTCAGCCGCGAAACCCTGGACTGCACGGCGATGAACGACCTCAAGGCCGGGAGCCCGGTCAACCTGGAAAAAGCCCTGACCCCGACCACCCGTCTCGGCGGGCATCTGGTCAGCGGTCATGTCGACGGCGTAGGCGAAGTGGTGGCCCGCAGCGAAAACGCGCGCGCCGTGGAGTTTCGCATTCGTGCGCCGAAAGAACTGGCCAAGTACATCGCCCACAAAGGCTCGATCACCGTCGACGGCACCAGCCTGACCGTGAACGCCGTGAATGGCGCCGAGTTTGAGCTGACTATCATTCCCCACACCCTGAGCGAAACCATCATGGCGTCTTATCAGCCAGGACGCCGGGTGAACCTGGAAGTGGACTTGCTTGCCCGTTACCTGGAGCGCCTGCTGATGGGCGACAAGGCCGCAGAGCCTGACTCTTTACAAGGGCCTGGTAACATCACCGAAAGTTTTCTGGCCGCC is from Pseudomonas mucidolens and encodes:
- a CDS encoding ABC transporter ATP-binding protein, yielding MTQALIELSDLGFNWPGHPQLLDIPAFRLEPGETLFLKGPSGSGKTTLLGLLGGVQKPTAGSIRLLGQELTELSAGARDRFRVDHTGYIFQQFNLLPFLSVRENVELPCHFSKLRAQRASQRHGSVDQAAATLLAHLGLQDQDLLERRADSLSIGQQQRVAAARALIGQPELVIADEPTSALDYDAREAFIQLLFAECREAGASLLFVSHDQSLAPLFDRNLSLAELNRAATPLEA
- a CDS encoding DUF2796 domain-containing protein gives rise to the protein MRRLLLALPFALLPLAIAQAADAHDHDHDHDHQHASLGAHEHGVGHLNAVLEGQSLELELESPAMNLVGFEHQATTDADKAKVVAARKQLEQPLVLFSLPQAAGCVISTQELNSPLFGDKPDADHDHDDHATDGKGAAAEEPHHDHSEIHAHYQFTCATPTALKNLDLANLFKTFPATRKIQVQLIGPSGQQGVEATSAATTLKF
- the trxA gene encoding thioredoxin; the encoded protein is MSEPTPYIFDATTATFDQAVIENSFHKPVLVDFWAEWCAPCKALMPLLAQIAESYQGELLLAKVDCEAEQDIVARFGIRSLPTVVLFKDGQPVDGFAGAQPESAVRAMLEPHVQMPAPAAADPLEQAQALFAEGRISDAEAVLVTLLGEDNSNAGALILYARCLAERGELGEAQSVLDAVKSDEHKAALAGAKAQITFLRQAADLPDAAELKSRLAQNPQDDEAMYQLAVQQLARQQYEAALDGLLKLFIRNRSYNEGLPHKTLLQVFELLGNDHPLVTAYRRKLFAALY
- a CDS encoding class I SAM-dependent methyltransferase — translated: MTPPLDLQRALSELIGDAQLEACALPDTELSLWLLDADNMDRAFSPEETRRILHEPPYWSFCWASGLALARYLAANPEWVAGKRVLDFGAGSGVAGIAAVKAGALEVVACDLDPLALAACRANAALNGVELGYSADFFAEADRFDLILVADVLYDRANLPLLDQFLTRGQQALVADSRVRDFQHRDYQRLGVLDALTLPDLAEPWQFRKVSLYHSRRAFSQPRQPL
- a CDS encoding YbaY family lipoprotein, whose product is MPLRPLVLLTVLSLMVACSSEAPKPAAPQPAPQQQKKIPGQEPLGPLPAYQREVSGTLTGVPAGAEVELALLVIDERDRPQKLLASSVLIGNNKPLAFRLRFNPQAFPTGGRVELRGRASQSGQLILHLPAVRIVQAITQTTGPLQLVRAP
- the nrdR gene encoding transcriptional regulator NrdR, which gives rise to MHCPFCGANDTKVIDSRLVAEGDQVRRRRECLACGERFTTFETAELVLPRLIKSDGSRQPFDEDKLRAGMQRALEKRPVSVERLEAALAHIKHKLRATGEREVKSLVVGELVMAELQKLDEVAYIRFASVYRRFQDLNEFREEIDRLAREPVKE
- the ribD gene encoding bifunctional diaminohydroxyphosphoribosylaminopyrimidine deaminase/5-amino-6-(5-phosphoribosylamino)uracil reductase RibD → MNVLSAEQVILDAHYMARALELARKGVYTTHPNPRVGCVIVRDGQVVGEGWHVRTGEPHAEVHALRAAGGQARGATVYVTLEPCSHHGHTPPCADALINAGVGRVVAAMQDPNPEVAGRGLQRLAQAGIAVQSGVLEPEARLLNQGFIKRMEHGLPFVRVKLAMSLDGRTAMASGESQWITGPAARANVQRLRAQASVVLTGADTVLADGARLTVRAAELGLDEATTAQAMSRPPLRVLIDGRLRVPLNAPFFKAGPALVITCVTPDNQYPTGPECLVVPGVEGQVDLRSALVALAGRGVNEVLVEAGPSLAGALAQQGLVDEYVIFVAGKFLGSAARPLLDWPLEKLADGPQLKITEMRAVGDDWRVTAIPAPSADV
- a CDS encoding riboflavin synthase, which produces MFTGIIESIGSIRAMTPKGGDVRLLVETGKLDLGDVKLGDSIAVSGVCLTVIELPGNGFAADVSRETLDCTAMNDLKAGSPVNLEKALTPTTRLGGHLVSGHVDGVGEVVARSENARAVEFRIRAPKELAKYIAHKGSITVDGTSLTVNAVNGAEFELTIIPHTLSETIMASYQPGRRVNLEVDLLARYLERLLMGDKAAEPDSLQGPGNITESFLAANGYLKS